The Mesorhizobium koreense genome includes a window with the following:
- a CDS encoding HpcH/HpaI aldolase family protein: protein MTLAARLRAGETLFTAWSGIPDSITIETVARTGFDVVTLDMQHGAHHEDSVARGVLPILNAEKHAVVRIPVGRFDMASRALDFGAEAIIAPMINSADDARRFAAAMKYPPLGERSWGPTFGLPRRQKTPDFKAWLKNSNADTISFAMIETRQALDAVDDILAVPGIDAIFVGPGDFSIAWTNGDQIDTSLEDMMPAIERIARRALDAGKLTAIFAVDPAISGRYADMGYRLIALGNENTYMALGANDLIGRARASMKK, encoded by the coding sequence ATGACACTTGCTGCGCGCCTTAGGGCAGGCGAAACCCTCTTCACCGCCTGGTCCGGTATTCCCGACTCGATAACGATCGAGACGGTGGCCCGGACCGGCTTTGACGTGGTGACCCTCGACATGCAGCATGGCGCACATCACGAGGATAGCGTCGCGCGCGGCGTCCTGCCGATCCTCAATGCGGAAAAGCATGCGGTGGTGCGCATTCCGGTCGGCCGCTTCGACATGGCGTCCCGCGCGCTTGATTTCGGGGCGGAGGCGATCATCGCGCCGATGATCAACTCGGCGGATGACGCGCGCCGTTTTGCCGCCGCGATGAAATATCCACCGCTGGGCGAGCGTTCCTGGGGGCCGACCTTCGGCCTGCCGCGGCGCCAGAAGACGCCTGACTTCAAGGCATGGCTGAAGAATTCCAACGCCGATACGATCTCCTTTGCCATGATCGAGACGCGTCAGGCACTCGACGCGGTGGACGATATTCTCGCCGTGCCGGGCATCGACGCCATCTTCGTTGGTCCCGGCGATTTCTCGATCGCCTGGACGAACGGCGATCAGATCGACACTTCGCTCGAAGACATGATGCCGGCGATCGAGCGTATCGCCAGACGGGCGCTTGATGCCGGCAAACTGACGGCCATCTTCGCTGTAGACCCGGCTATTTCCGGACGCTATGCCGACATGGGGTATCGCCTCATCGCGCTCGGCAACGAGAACACCTACATGGCGCTCGGTGCTAACGACCTGATCGGCCGGGCGCGCGCTTCGATGAAGAAGTAA